From Coraliomargarita sinensis, a single genomic window includes:
- a CDS encoding metallophosphoesterase family protein encodes MRLRLFLLPALLASFVTLSGCSNGDAASDNEVIRFTSAPDIFNWNISNPQPGWEDALDWYFTRLKTEGPDFHLNAGDIMDARWWDNPKQVRIKTEEYWGGFLKRYEKYGLNIYVAPGDHEYGDDGGLKRDHIARAFGEEFTRQMGMPENGPEEHLGRAFWARHGDLLVVTLDTFVDRGEGVPFGYTVGEAQLEWVDRVLSDHADANYVIVQGHLPIVGPVNSKNSSASMLEEGTDSDLWKTMVKHGVDVYLCGEHHRITVHQQDGIWQIVHGALWGTQTDVNYLRGLLSSNKLTLELLEFDVEYDGGYIGDHPHRSPKNKPREVVRISDGTLKEGPRLSGRLVLEKSSGTTTVKEATGWFDLR; translated from the coding sequence ATGAGATTACGATTATTCCTTCTTCCTGCTTTGCTGGCGTCCTTTGTGACCTTGTCCGGATGTTCGAATGGTGACGCCGCTTCGGATAACGAAGTGATCCGCTTCACCAGCGCGCCGGATATCTTCAACTGGAACATTAGTAATCCGCAGCCCGGGTGGGAAGATGCGCTCGACTGGTATTTCACCCGTCTGAAAACGGAGGGCCCCGACTTTCATCTCAACGCCGGGGACATCATGGATGCTCGTTGGTGGGACAACCCGAAGCAGGTCCGGATCAAAACCGAGGAGTATTGGGGCGGCTTTCTCAAACGCTACGAGAAATACGGCCTGAATATATATGTCGCTCCCGGCGACCATGAATACGGCGATGATGGCGGCCTGAAGCGAGACCACATTGCGCGGGCGTTCGGTGAAGAATTTACCCGCCAAATGGGCATGCCCGAAAACGGGCCAGAGGAGCACCTGGGACGGGCATTTTGGGCACGGCATGGCGATTTGCTCGTCGTCACACTCGACACCTTTGTGGATCGTGGCGAAGGCGTGCCCTTTGGCTATACGGTAGGCGAAGCCCAGCTCGAATGGGTGGATCGAGTTCTTTCTGATCACGCCGATGCGAACTATGTGATCGTGCAAGGGCACCTCCCGATTGTTGGGCCGGTGAACAGCAAAAATTCAAGTGCGAGCATGTTGGAGGAGGGGACTGACTCCGACCTATGGAAGACGATGGTGAAACACGGCGTCGATGTTTACCTCTGCGGGGAGCACCACCGCATTACAGTCCATCAGCAGGACGGCATTTGGCAGATTGTGCACGGGGCACTTTGGGGCACGCAGACGGATGTGAATTATCTCCGGGGGCTTCTCTCATCAAACAAGCTGACGCTCGAACTTCTTGAGTTCGATGTCGAATACGACGGGGGCTACATCGGCGATCACCCGCACCGAAGTCCCAAGAACAAACCGCGTGAGGTCGTCCGTATCTCAGATGGAACTTTAAAAGAAGGTCCGCGTTTGAGTGGTCGTCTGGTACTGGAGAAGTCCTCGGGTACAACGACGGTCAAAGAGGCGACCGGTTGGTTTGACCTCAGGTAA
- a CDS encoding sulfatase — MSCISNYSDRLLLLAAFLFPVLLFAERPNVLFIAVDDLRPELGIYGSRAVTPNIDRLAESGLQFNRAYCNQAVCGASRLSLMTGLYPEYTQERSFHVRDWRQRHPDLVTMNQLFKRNGYATVGVGKIYHAWDGADTDLDNWDHWVPTQGSKYADPETVELGKQQAAAFGKEFKRGPTTEAGKADDAADRYFDGFRVAAGVRQLGKLAGGDQPFFLAVGFSKPHLPFTAPDEFWDLYERDSFSMPDNLGIPPGYPEHAANQRAGEMRYYSDVPPASDGSPEPNPKEFSEAMNKRLIHGYHASVSYTDYNVGKLLDALKESGAAENTIVVLWGDHGWKLGDHSSWCKHTNFECDTRVPLIVACPKLGTARGKTNAIVELIDLYPTLAELCGLQAPAHLQGKSLVPILENPRSAHRRFAYSSYPRRPHDDIIGHSIRSARYRYTEWWDAETDEVLDRVLTDLIQDPGETTNALPQKGELADKFSDSLKVIVKQARTLPHKHTDDGADLCCP, encoded by the coding sequence ATGTCTTGCATATCCAATTACTCTGATCGGCTATTGTTGTTAGCCGCATTTCTTTTTCCGGTTCTGCTTTTTGCGGAGCGCCCCAACGTGCTTTTTATTGCCGTCGATGATCTACGCCCGGAGTTGGGGATTTACGGCTCGCGGGCCGTCACGCCGAATATTGACCGACTCGCGGAGTCCGGCCTCCAATTCAATCGCGCCTATTGTAACCAAGCGGTCTGCGGAGCCTCGCGCCTATCGCTCATGACCGGCCTGTACCCGGAGTATACTCAAGAGCGTAGCTTTCACGTTCGTGATTGGCGTCAACGCCACCCCGATCTCGTGACGATGAACCAGTTATTCAAACGAAACGGCTACGCTACGGTCGGGGTGGGGAAGATCTACCACGCTTGGGATGGCGCGGACACCGACCTCGACAACTGGGACCACTGGGTGCCTACGCAAGGCTCGAAATATGCCGACCCGGAAACAGTTGAACTGGGCAAGCAACAGGCAGCAGCCTTTGGCAAGGAGTTTAAACGCGGGCCTACAACAGAGGCAGGCAAAGCGGATGATGCGGCGGACCGATATTTTGACGGATTTCGTGTCGCTGCAGGTGTGCGCCAGCTCGGGAAGCTTGCTGGCGGGGACCAACCTTTCTTCCTGGCGGTGGGTTTCAGTAAGCCCCACCTGCCCTTCACGGCACCGGATGAGTTCTGGGATCTTTACGAACGGGATAGCTTTTCCATGCCTGATAATCTGGGAATCCCTCCCGGTTATCCCGAACATGCCGCGAATCAGCGCGCAGGCGAAATGCGGTACTACTCGGATGTGCCGCCCGCTTCAGACGGTAGCCCTGAGCCGAACCCGAAGGAGTTTTCCGAGGCAATGAACAAACGTTTGATCCATGGCTACCATGCCAGCGTAAGCTATACGGATTACAATGTTGGTAAGTTGCTGGACGCGCTTAAGGAGAGTGGGGCTGCTGAGAATACCATCGTCGTGCTGTGGGGCGATCATGGTTGGAAACTCGGTGACCACTCCTCTTGGTGTAAGCATACAAACTTCGAGTGCGACACGCGGGTGCCTCTGATCGTGGCGTGCCCGAAGCTCGGCACGGCTCGGGGCAAGACGAATGCTATTGTCGAACTGATTGATCTTTATCCGACTCTGGCTGAGCTCTGCGGTCTGCAGGCTCCGGCTCATTTGCAGGGCAAGTCGCTCGTGCCGATTCTGGAAAACCCCCGGTCGGCGCATCGGCGTTTCGCTTATTCTTCTTACCCGCGGCGTCCGCATGACGATATTATCGGGCATTCGATTCGTAGTGCGCGCTATCGTTACACCGAATGGTGGGATGCGGAAACGGACGAGGTGCTGGATCGTGTATTGACAGATCTGATACAAGACCCCGGCGAGACGACGAACGCGCTGCCGCAAAAGGGGGAGTTGGCGGACAAGTTTTCCGACAGTCTTAAGGTCATCGTGAAGCAGGCCCGCACTTTGCCGCACAAACACACGGATGATGGAGCTGACCTATGCTGCCCCTGA
- a CDS encoding DUF1961 family protein, which translates to MKVLNNLLPAFMALSLTACASSEPAAKSSEQLAFEQADQRDWASVFTDLCTGDWTEQWFLDGEVGTVTTNKNGMKLQAGPEWKNDAHHMVLWTKESFEGDLKIEYDFTRTETDGWGVIIIYIQATGSGAEGFPKDITEWNDYRRVPKMSKYFRGMNTYHISYATSYIRGRRYMPLTGRMNGHSEMVPDYTENQGPENIFEPGVTYRMTIIKTDRVIYIKAASEHQTRYFKLTNEKYPIITEGRIGLRHMYTRAARYKNFSVSVPK; encoded by the coding sequence ATGAAAGTCCTTAATAATCTCCTCCCGGCCTTCATGGCCCTCTCGCTCACAGCCTGCGCGTCCAGTGAGCCGGCCGCCAAGTCATCCGAGCAACTGGCCTTTGAGCAGGCGGATCAGCGTGACTGGGCGAGTGTCTTTACCGATCTCTGCACCGGTGACTGGACCGAGCAGTGGTTCCTCGACGGTGAGGTCGGCACCGTCACCACCAACAAGAATGGCATGAAACTGCAGGCGGGCCCCGAGTGGAAGAATGACGCCCACCACATGGTGCTCTGGACCAAGGAATCTTTTGAAGGGGATTTGAAGATCGAATATGATTTTACCCGGACCGAGACGGATGGGTGGGGCGTCATCATCATTTACATCCAGGCCACTGGCAGTGGGGCCGAGGGATTCCCAAAGGACATCACCGAATGGAACGACTATCGGCGCGTGCCCAAGATGAGTAAATACTTTCGGGGCATGAACACCTACCACATCAGTTACGCCACCAGCTATATTCGGGGACGCCGCTACATGCCGCTGACCGGTCGCATGAACGGCCACTCTGAGATGGTCCCCGATTACACCGAGAACCAGGGGCCGGAGAATATCTTTGAACCCGGTGTGACCTACCGCATGACCATCATCAAAACGGACCGGGTGATTTATATAAAGGCGGCCAGTGAGCACCAGACGCGTTATTTCAAACTGACCAACGAGAAATACCCCATTATTACAGAAGGCCGCATCGGCTTGCGACACATGTATACCCGGGCGGCCCGCTATAAAAACTTTTCGGTCAGTGTGCCTAAATAA
- a CDS encoding LamG domain-containing protein, whose protein sequence is MKDGETVILLADLLDSPLEGVSFSGEPQRIVDPKVGPAVLFDGVNDAIFVEQNPLAGLTEFTVEIIFRPDAGGSDEPRFFHVGTVSKDRMMVETRNAEGTWALDSFFRHGEDYLVLLDNDKRHPLGEWAHLAIVMNDGVVRNYVNGQLELEGELEFQPIDSGGMSIGVRMNKVHWFKGAIHSIRIKPRTLAPSAFTLR, encoded by the coding sequence TTGAAGGATGGAGAGACTGTGATCCTCCTCGCCGACCTCTTGGACTCGCCCCTTGAAGGCGTCAGCTTCTCCGGCGAGCCGCAGCGTATCGTCGACCCCAAGGTCGGTCCGGCCGTGCTCTTCGACGGCGTGAACGATGCTATTTTCGTGGAGCAAAATCCGCTGGCGGGCCTGACGGAATTTACGGTCGAGATTATCTTTCGCCCCGATGCCGGCGGGTCGGACGAGCCGCGGTTTTTCCACGTTGGCACGGTCAGTAAGGATCGCATGATGGTCGAGACCCGGAACGCGGAAGGCACCTGGGCGCTGGACAGCTTCTTCCGTCACGGCGAGGACTACCTCGTCTTGCTCGATAACGACAAGCGCCACCCGCTGGGCGAATGGGCGCATCTCGCCATCGTGATGAACGACGGCGTGGTGCGGAATTATGTGAACGGGCAACTCGAACTGGAGGGCGAACTGGAATTTCAGCCCATCGATAGCGGCGGCATGTCCATCGGCGTGCGCATGAACAAAGTGCACTGGTTCAAAGGCGCGATCCACTCGATTCGGATAAAGCCGAGAACTCTGGCACCTTCAGCCTTTACCCTACGTTGA
- a CDS encoding sulfatase, with the protein MLASVGTAAPASAAYQRPNILFLCIDDLAPQLGAYGAAQVKSPHMDRLAEAGLRFDRAYCQVPVCGASRVSLMTGMLPTSERFTNYRSKADEDVPHAPTLPEVFRKAGYTTISNGKVFHSQSDTAERSWSEPPWRPEGWRSRTPAMESTMARLSERGRGLIYEIGEVPDSEYTDGRIAARTIEDLQRLKDAGEPFMLFCGFYRPHLPFYAPKKYWDLYDRESIELADNRYFPRGAPHGDLRGSEEFWAYHHGDYDVGSDAFHRMMRHGYLASVSYVDQLVGNVMAELERLGLRQNTIIVLWGDHGFHLGEHDFWGKHNTMHLSTRVPLILSLPNKQLTSTSALVESSDLFPTLCELAGVAIPDTVQGKSLVPLLKNPGQNFREAAYSRFGVERPGLAVITERYNYTWYAKSGAEMLYDLEKDPGENRNVAGDPAYAEALKEMRALLVKRRAEAGGPQQGAPKEGK; encoded by the coding sequence TTGCTGGCTTCTGTCGGCACTGCTGCACCCGCTTCGGCTGCCTACCAACGGCCTAATATTCTCTTTCTGTGCATTGACGATCTCGCCCCACAGCTTGGGGCTTACGGGGCAGCGCAGGTCAAGAGCCCGCATATGGACCGGTTGGCGGAAGCGGGGCTGCGCTTTGACCGGGCCTACTGTCAGGTCCCCGTCTGCGGGGCCTCCCGGGTCAGCCTGATGACCGGCATGCTGCCCACTTCGGAGCGTTTTACCAACTACCGCAGCAAGGCGGACGAGGATGTGCCCCATGCGCCGACCCTGCCCGAGGTCTTTCGCAAGGCGGGCTATACCACCATTTCCAATGGCAAAGTCTTCCATTCCCAGTCTGACACCGCCGAGCGCAGTTGGAGCGAACCGCCCTGGCGGCCGGAAGGCTGGCGCTCCCGCACGCCCGCTATGGAGTCGACCATGGCCCGGCTTTCCGAGCGGGGGCGTGGCTTGATTTACGAAATCGGGGAGGTGCCGGATTCGGAATATACGGACGGGCGGATCGCGGCCCGCACGATCGAAGACCTGCAGCGCCTCAAGGACGCGGGTGAACCGTTCATGCTCTTCTGTGGCTTTTATCGACCCCACCTCCCGTTCTACGCCCCGAAAAAGTATTGGGACCTCTACGACCGCGAGTCCATCGAACTGGCTGACAACCGCTATTTCCCGCGCGGTGCGCCCCACGGCGACCTCCGCGGAAGTGAGGAATTCTGGGCCTACCATCACGGCGACTACGATGTCGGCTCGGATGCCTTCCACCGCATGATGCGGCACGGTTATCTGGCCAGCGTCAGCTATGTCGACCAACTGGTCGGCAATGTCATGGCCGAGTTGGAGCGACTGGGGCTGCGCCAGAACACCATCATCGTTCTTTGGGGCGACCACGGCTTCCACCTGGGCGAGCATGACTTCTGGGGGAAGCACAACACCATGCACCTATCGACGCGCGTACCGCTCATCCTCTCCCTGCCCAATAAGCAATTGACCAGCACTTCGGCGCTGGTCGAGTCCTCGGATCTCTTCCCCACGCTCTGCGAACTGGCGGGGGTCGCGATCCCGGATACCGTGCAGGGCAAGAGCCTGGTGCCCCTGCTGAAGAATCCCGGGCAGAACTTCCGGGAAGCCGCCTACAGCCGCTTTGGAGTGGAACGTCCCGGCCTCGCCGTGATCACCGAGCGCTACAACTACACCTGGTATGCCAAAAGCGGGGCGGAGATGCTTTACGATCTGGAAAAGGATCCGGGTGAGAATCGCAATGTGGCGGGCGATCCAGCTTATGCCGAGGCTTTGAAGGAAATGCGTGCCTTATTGGTCAAGCGGCGGGCCGAGGCGGGAGGGCCGCAGCAGGGGGCACCGAAAGAAGGCAAGTAA
- a CDS encoding NAD(P)-dependent oxidoreductase, which produces MNKQKLLIALTEDEKKDFLPPKVLEKLEALPLEIEWLALPLESTEEWPGILADKKPDALMAAWACPRLPDDLAVGEGGLQYVSYLAGSIRKLVPRELLVQGLQVTNWGNSISRTISECALLLTLSAMRRASYWSVAMHRDGGWKQGLQTVTQSLFERRVGIHGFGNIAQQMVPLFKPFGVEISAFSPSVPDAIFEELGVARCNSLEALFSQNDVIIELAAYHERNHHIVTEDLLRSIPSGGAFINIGRGAVVDEAAMIRVAKDRPDDLQFALDVYEKEPLAQDSPLRGLSNVALLPHIAGPTKDRRCDSTLIALENLARLAEGKAIEAAITPEQFDRAT; this is translated from the coding sequence ATGAATAAACAAAAACTACTCATTGCGCTCACCGAGGACGAAAAGAAGGACTTCCTGCCGCCGAAGGTTCTGGAAAAGCTTGAAGCCCTGCCTTTGGAAATCGAATGGCTGGCATTGCCGCTCGAATCGACGGAGGAATGGCCCGGCATCCTCGCCGATAAAAAGCCCGATGCCCTGATGGCGGCCTGGGCCTGCCCGCGCCTGCCGGATGATTTGGCGGTCGGGGAAGGCGGCTTACAATACGTCAGCTATCTCGCCGGCAGCATCCGCAAGCTGGTGCCGCGCGAGCTATTGGTCCAGGGCCTGCAGGTGACAAACTGGGGCAACTCCATCAGTCGGACCATCTCGGAGTGCGCACTTCTGCTCACGCTTTCGGCCATGCGCCGCGCGTCCTACTGGTCGGTGGCCATGCACCGTGACGGTGGCTGGAAGCAGGGACTGCAAACGGTGACACAAAGCCTCTTCGAGCGGCGTGTCGGCATCCACGGTTTTGGCAACATCGCTCAGCAGATGGTGCCGCTCTTTAAACCTTTTGGCGTCGAAATCTCCGCTTTCTCACCGTCCGTTCCGGATGCAATTTTTGAAGAACTTGGCGTGGCCCGTTGCAACTCGCTGGAAGCTCTCTTCTCGCAGAACGATGTCATCATCGAACTGGCGGCCTACCACGAGCGGAACCACCACATCGTCACCGAGGACTTGCTTCGTTCCATCCCGTCGGGTGGCGCCTTTATCAATATCGGCCGCGGTGCGGTGGTGGACGAGGCCGCCATGATCCGGGTGGCTAAAGACCGGCCCGATGACCTCCAGTTCGCCCTGGATGTCTATGAGAAGGAGCCGCTGGCTCAGGACTCTCCACTGCGTGGTCTGTCCAACGTGGCGCTGCTCCCGCACATCGCCGGCCCGACCAAGGACCGCCGCTGCGACAGCACGCTGATCGCCCTCGAAAACCTCGCGCGCCTCGCCGAAGGCAAAGCTATCGAGGCTGCTATTACCCCCGAGCAATTCGACCGGGCCACTTGA
- a CDS encoding arylsulfatase — protein sequence MSLERKADRPPNLIWVMADDLGWGELGSYGQDVIMTPELDRMADEGLRFTQYYAGATVCAPSRSVLITGQHHGRTRVRGNAGRKQSLAIQALQPGDPSVASVLKEAGYRTALVGKWGLGDVGEAEMGLPSKHGFDEFFGYLNQRHAHNHFTDFLWRNDEKIQLPNTVVPVGGDSGAGYSTDQVLFAGDLFANEALKFISKNQDHPFFLYWSMVIPHANNERTRELGDGANVPDYGPYETKDWPNPDKGQAAMITRMDSYVGRLMDHLKLLGIEDNTLVIFTSDNGPHDESNHNLDRFDPNGPYSGKKRDLTDGGIRVPFIAWWPGTVKPGVTDHAGYFADWLPTAADLAGVAVESETDGISIAPLLTGQPKKQKTHDFMYWEFPHWKGFRQAALYEGRWKGHRRGGPDAPVKLYDVDNDPAEENEVSDKYPEIAEKIGRYLKTARKPAENWPAKW from the coding sequence ATGTCTTTGGAGAGGAAGGCCGACCGCCCCCCCAATTTGATCTGGGTCATGGCCGACGACCTCGGGTGGGGCGAATTAGGCAGCTACGGTCAGGATGTGATCATGACCCCGGAACTCGACCGTATGGCCGACGAAGGCCTGCGCTTTACGCAGTATTATGCCGGAGCGACTGTCTGTGCTCCCTCGCGCTCGGTCCTCATCACCGGTCAGCATCACGGTCGCACGCGTGTGCGTGGCAATGCCGGTCGCAAACAAAGCCTGGCGATTCAAGCGCTTCAACCGGGCGACCCCAGTGTGGCGTCCGTTTTAAAGGAAGCTGGCTATCGCACGGCTTTGGTGGGCAAGTGGGGACTCGGTGATGTGGGTGAGGCCGAGATGGGGCTGCCCTCCAAACACGGTTTCGATGAATTCTTCGGTTACCTCAATCAGCGCCATGCTCACAACCACTTCACCGATTTTCTTTGGCGCAATGATGAGAAAATTCAGCTGCCCAATACGGTCGTTCCGGTCGGCGGTGACAGCGGTGCTGGCTACTCGACGGATCAGGTTTTGTTTGCCGGCGACCTTTTTGCCAATGAAGCCCTGAAATTTATATCCAAAAATCAGGACCACCCCTTTTTCCTCTACTGGAGCATGGTAATACCTCATGCCAACAACGAGCGCACCCGCGAACTCGGTGACGGGGCCAACGTGCCGGATTACGGGCCTTACGAAACGAAGGACTGGCCGAATCCGGATAAGGGACAGGCGGCCATGATAACTCGCATGGACAGCTATGTCGGGCGACTCATGGATCACCTGAAGCTCCTGGGGATCGAGGACAATACACTGGTCATTTTCACCAGCGACAACGGCCCGCACGACGAGAGTAACCATAATCTTGATCGCTTCGATCCCAACGGCCCTTACTCCGGTAAGAAGCGTGATTTGACTGACGGGGGAATTCGCGTGCCCTTCATTGCCTGGTGGCCCGGCACCGTAAAGCCGGGTGTGACGGACCACGCCGGTTACTTCGCTGACTGGTTGCCGACCGCTGCCGACTTGGCGGGCGTGGCGGTTGAAAGTGAGACGGACGGGATCAGCATCGCGCCGCTGCTCACTGGACAGCCCAAAAAGCAAAAAACGCACGACTTTATGTATTGGGAGTTTCCGCACTGGAAAGGCTTCAGGCAGGCCGCACTTTACGAGGGTCGCTGGAAAGGTCATCGCCGAGGCGGGCCTGATGCCCCGGTCAAACTCTACGATGTGGATAACGATCCCGCGGAAGAAAACGAAGTTTCCGACAAATATCCTGAGATCGCAGAAAAAATCGGCAGGTATCTCAAAACTGCGCGCAAGCCAGCAGAAAACTGGCCCGCGAAATGGTAG